cacatacattggaatatatatataccaaattcacatatattcaaacaaatacaaaatatacaatccaattttcacatatgacaattatcacataatttcacatataaatACAACTTGAAGCTATACAACTAATTGCAATTAAATAACCACAAACAAAAAATTGAATAACttgcttctaatccaaaacaataccaccaaaaacaagaatatgaacAAATTATTATCATTCAATCACTACATAAAGCTACAAATCGAAAttcatacaaaataaaaataaaatcatcaaaaaaaaCTTACCTTTCTTCAAGAAATGGAGGTACCTAGAAATTGATCCCAAAGCTTTAACCACTTGCTTGGAACAAtgcttctaatccaaaacaacaccaccaaaaataaagaatatgagcaatttattatcattcaatcacTACATAAAGCTACAAATCGAAATTCCTACAACATAAAAATGAAATCATCAAAATAAAACTTACCTTTCTTCAAGAAATGGAGGTAGAAATTGATCCCAAAGCTTTAACCACACCTAGAGACACTTGCTTGGAACAATGAGGGGAGAAATTTGCTTGAAAGAAGCAGATTGAAGAAGAAATCGGCGATATGGTGAAGGAAATTGGAAGCAAACAGAAAGGAATATGAAGAAGGGAGGTTATCTGCGTGCGTTTTTTTTTATCTGTGATGACCAATAGCGGcgacacctttagcggcgacgctaGGGGCAATACCGGCGATAATCAGTAATAGCGGCGACAAACTGGAGGGAAGGGTACCGCGTCATTTTTAGCAGACTATTAGCGGCGACTTTTTTGGAGTTTTAGCGGCGACATCTGTGTCGCCGGTATTAGGTTAGACCGGATAGGGCACCCCACCCGTTGGATTGGATATCTCATCGAACGGTTGAGATGCAATAGAGAGGGAAAGTGCGGATTCAGGTGACAACCCTTTAGCGACGacactattagcggcgacaaaaggCTTTACCGGCGACTCTAGCTTGAGTCGCCGGTAAAGCCccttgtcgccgctaatagtgtcgccgctaaagggtaTATTTCTTGTAGTGATAATGTCGTGAGGCTGCGACCAAAGCTTGGCCAAACAGGGGAACAAACTTCTCCAATTTGTATTTTCCCAAATTATTGACGGATGTGCAACAAGAAACATTGTGTATCACCAAATTACCTAGTTAAAAAAATCTAAATCAGTCAATGCACAATATATATTTTGAAATAGTGAAACGTTATTAGATGTCTCGCACGCTATATAATCTAAATAGCACAGAACATGTTATTTCACTCAAATTATCAATATTTATTCTAAATTCATAAATGCTTCAGAGCTGTTCCCTTCCATGGTTTTACATGTTTAGACCCAATAAATTCTGAGTAATCAGACGCGGTCTACACTTGGCTACCAAAGGTTGAGCCTTGGGCATGGTGAGCCCAGAGCCTTCACTCATATCAACCATCTCTTCACTAATCCTTTCCCAATCAAAACACTGTATTAGCAACCCTAACGCCAACCCAACCATACGCATCGCTAAACCTTCTCCTGGACAACTTCTCCTTCCAGACCCAAATGGCATGAAGCTATACCCATCTTTTGTGCCTTCGAACCTTTCTGGGTAAAACCTTTCGGGGTCACTCCAGAGCTTCGGGTCATGATGCATGGCCCATTGGTTGATGAGTAGCATGGTCCCTCGTGGGATGTCATAGCCTCCGACCATACAATCGTCCGAGGACTCGTGAGGTACCAGCAGTGGGACTACGGGGTACATTCGTAAAGTCTCGTTGATAATACAACGAATGTAAGGTAAGCTGCTCATGTCTGATTCATCAACAAGACGGGTTTTTCCTACATGGCTGTCGATTTGATTCTGCGCCTTCTTTAAAACATGAGGATGGTTGAGCAGGAGGGAAAGAGCCCATCCCATGGTCGACGCAGAAGTATCAGTTCCTGCTGTTAATAGGTTCTAATCATCAAGAACAGTAGTTAGTGTTAACGATTTCGTAAAAGATAAATTAAATGTAGGGAAGTAGAAATCTTACAACGCAAAAGCTTTTAATAAGTTCATCGGTGTAGTACCCAGGGTCATTTTTTTGTAGCTGCAAGAGGACTTCAATCATTGTGTTCTTCTTCTTGTTTTCCGGTTCAACACCTTCCTCCTTCCGAAGTTGCTCAATCAACCCTTGGAAGAAAGCATCTCTCTTTTTCTGCAATGCAATCATCTCCTTTTCCAACCCTTTCATTCCAAACCATTTCATAATGGGCAAATGATCCCCTAAATTGGAAGTATCCTCCAATAGAACTGTCTCTTTGATTATCTCCTGAAACCGTTTCCCTTCCTCTTCCATATCTCCGCCGCAATACCTTTTCCCGGATATCATCCTCATTATCAAGTTGAGCATCAACTCGTGGAATACCAATGTAAAGTTCACCGGGGAAGAAGATTGAGATATGAGTTTAAGTATCAGGAGCCTTCCTTCGTCGGCGCGTATGTCATGGAAGTCGTTGAGGCGGTGAGAGGAGAAGATCTCGATGGTGGAGATCCGGCGAAGGTTGCGCCAGTGGTCGCCGTATGATGACCAGCCGAGGCTGGAGTAGTTGGAACCAAAAATCTTGCCAGCGAGCATCCGAGGGCGGTTGGCAAAGATAACGTCGTTCTTAGTCAAACATTCTTCGGCGGCGGAAGGGGAGGAGACCAACAGGACGCGGCGAGATCCATATCGGAGGAGGAGAATCGGGCCATGTTTGGCGGAGATTCTGGCGAAGGTCCGGTGGAGTGGTTTCTTCAAGAGGTGGAGGTGGCCGATAACAGGGAGAGTTGGAAAGAGAGTAGGGGGGAGGTTAGAGGACTTGCGGCGGAATTGGGAAGCGAAGAGAAATGCAGCGACAAGTAATGCGACGGTGATGAAGAAAGAATCCATGATCGATGATACCGAGAAACGAGTTTGGATGGACTAGATTTTGGTTGTGATGCTAAATATATAAATTACCTGGGATTCATTGATAGGGTCTTATGCTTTTATCGTTTACGCTAACATAAATTTAAATATCTttgaatatatttaattattacaaTGATTTCTAATCTTtaacataataacaatattaattattATAAATGTAATATCTTATTTTTAATTATTGCTAAAAGTAAATACAAATTTTTTTATCAGgtaactttattattattattttcaaaccCATGTCACGTAATATATTTGTCGAATCTAACATGGTATATTGACTATATTCAACGAATCCAGCGTGATATATATTCTGTTGTGATATACGTTCGTTAGGAAATAACTTTCTTTCATCATTAAACcgattttatttttagaaaatacttttatttcatataaatatgaccatttactttatatttatgaccACTTTTATCATTAAAAGAACATTAAATTACACAACAACAAAGTAACCGTTTATACTAGACAAATTTACCTTTCCTTTTAAAGATTGAGAATGCAAGTTTTATTGGAGACATAAAAGGAATTAGAAATAGATTAGGAGTAAAATAGATTTTCTGttctaaaaaaacaaacaaaagcaaataaaaacaaaaacaaacaaacaacaaaaacaaaaacaaaaacaaacaaataaatcaGAAAaatttgcaaaaatggtccatttGGTATATATTTTTTCTGATGTTTAGTTTAAACTTCGACTATTTGGATTCATGATTCTTTTGGTCTAGTTTGCATATAGAGATGGTATCTCGACTTAACTCCCATTAAGTTGTTGCTATTGTTAACCCCCTCATGTGTCTCCCATGTTACGGTGTATTTGTCTTTTTACATTTTAGAGACCATTTTTGCacctaaaaaaatatatcaattttcattttttaaaaaaattaatacctatttatttaattgaataatatatatatatcattatatcatacatacttatcaagctaacattttttcttgaatctcatgcatttgaaacccccataaaaatttgcCAACACCTCAtacatttgaaacccccacatCCTTTCACCTTCAAAGTAATGAATCtgattcatttgaaacttccaaatCTATTCAATTTATAGGAttcaatttgaattttgaaattccCTTCAAACAAATGTAGTTAGCCTATAAATACTTACTTCTATAGAAACAAATATCCtaaatgaaaacaaaataattCTTTTGTCTAATTAGTGATCC
The genomic region above belongs to Lactuca sativa cultivar Salinas chromosome 4, Lsat_Salinas_v11, whole genome shotgun sequence and contains:
- the LOC111883418 gene encoding cytochrome P450 81Q32; the protein is MDSFFITVALLVAAFLFASQFRRKSSNLPPTLFPTLPVIGHLHLLKKPLHRTFARISAKHGPILLLRYGSRRVLLVSSPSAAEECLTKNDVIFANRPRMLAGKIFGSNYSSLGWSSYGDHWRNLRRISTIEIFSSHRLNDFHDIRADEGRLLILKLISQSSSPVNFTLVFHELMLNLIMRMISGKRYCGGDMEEEGKRFQEIIKETVLLEDTSNLGDHLPIMKWFGMKGLEKEMIALQKKRDAFFQGLIEQLRKEEGVEPENKKKNTMIEVLLQLQKNDPGYYTDELIKSFCVNLLTAGTDTSASTMGWALSLLLNHPHVLKKAQNQIDSHVGKTRLVDESDMSSLPYIRCIINETLRMYPVVPLLVPHESSDDCMVGGYDIPRGTMLLINQWAMHHDPKLWSDPERFYPERFEGTKDGYSFMPFGSGRRSCPGEGLAMRMVGLALGLLIQCFDWERISEEMVDMSEGSGLTMPKAQPLVAKCRPRLITQNLLGLNM